A genomic region of Amphiura filiformis chromosome 6, Afil_fr2py, whole genome shotgun sequence contains the following coding sequences:
- the LOC140155442 gene encoding uncharacterized protein: protein MAKSSLHQPAINATYGPTFDIKHLNDRPEPPDIPPYLPHLPIYARSESSDGETKDGLEPPDNPPHLPRLPLYTRSESSNGETASHCANSSPHQPSSTKSGPIYRSTNESNTQNDAKPWTHRHIEAISLSNVPTECEYGKVITTVRSSDALTSLTKLNKDGSDVKCNHLEKGRTSLKRAKATPDGACKWKKATSTPTNHKGTYHGFDPYLFSVGNDKQLSIENKIVETQKEDAEEKGPLNLADGDAECGAQKCQSYKVIHTGFGQIQIVSAPKGNLPIASTTKKMTSQKQILSTPEGELPIASTTKKMTSQKQILSTPEGELPIASTTKKMTSQKQILSTPEGELPIASTKKKMTRRKQKNLSTPEGKLPIARTTKKIARQKQNLSTPEGKLPIAITTKKIARQKQNLSTPEGKLPIASTTKKIARRKHRTPITEIPSSPNPSGFKDVAPENTRLNNTHSLLDSFDSIKVKKLRRKRKESTKKSSDKSPLSVAESTPMPCETQKHLKTFQDVFLDSLNKNTNK, encoded by the exons ATGGCGAAGTCTTCATTGCACCAGCCGGCTATCAATGCAACATATGGTCCGACTtttgatatcaaacatttgaacgATAGACCAGAACCACCAGATATTCCGCCTTATTTGCCGCATTTGCCTATCTATGCCAGATCTGAATCAAGTGACGGTGAAACTAAAGATGGCCTAGAACCACCAGATAATCCGCCTCATCTGCCGCGGCTGC CTCTCTATACCAGATCTGAATCAAGTAACGGTGAAACTGCATCACATTGCGCAAACTCATCACCTCATCAACCTTCTTCTACTAAGTCTGGACCAATATATCGCAGTACAAATGAAAGCAATACGCAAAATGACGCAAAACCTTGGACTCATCGGCATATTGAAGCTATATCTTTATCAAACGTTCCCACGGAGTGTGAATACGGTAAGGTTATCACTACGGTTCGGTCGTCTGACGCGTTGACTTCGCTGACGAAATTGAATAAAGATGGTAGTGACGTCAAGTGTAATCATCTGGAGAAAGGAAGAACCAGCTTGAAGCGCGCAAAAGCAACCCCCGACGGTGCGTGTAAATGGAAAAAGGCAACATCAACACCGACAAATCACAAGGGTACATATCACGGTTTTGATCCATACCTGTTTTCAGTTGGCAATGACAAACAACTATCGATAGAAAACAAGATTGTAGAAACACAAAAAGAAGATGCAGAGGAGAAGGGTCCTCTTAATCTTGCCGATGGAGATGCTGAATGTGGGGCCCAAAAATGTCAATCATACAAGGTCATTCATACAGGATTTGGACAGATACAAATTGTATCAGCTCCCAAAGGTAATTTACCAATCGCGAGTACCACAAAGAAAATGACAAGTCAGAAACAAATCTTATCGACTCCCGAAGGTGAATTACCAATCGCAAGTACCACAAAGAAAATGACAAGTCAGAAACAAATCTTATCGACTCCCGAAGGTGAATTACCAATCGCAAGTACCACAAAGAAAATGACGAGTCAGAAACAAATCTTATCGACTCCCGAAGGTGAATTACCAATCGCGAGTACCAAAAAGAAAATGACGCGTCGGAAGCAAAAAAACTTATCGACACCCGAAGGTAAATTACCAATCGCGAGAACCACAAAGAAAATAGCGCGTCAGAAACAAAACTTGTCGACACCCGAAGGTAAATTACCAATCGCGATAACCACTAAGAAAATAGCGCGTCAGAAACAAAACTTATCGACACCCGAAGGTAAATTACCAATCGCGAGTACCACAAAGAAAATAGCGCGTCGGAAACATAGAACTCCTATTACCGAGATACCATCTTCACCTAATCCATCTGGATTCAAAGATGTGGCACCAGAAAACACACGGCTAAATAATACACATTCTTTGCTAGATTCTTTCGATAGCATCAAAGTGAAGAAATTGAGAAGAAAACGTAAAGAATCCACAAAGAAGTCGTCAGATAAATCTCCATTGTCCGTCGCAGAGTCAACACCAATGCCTTGTGAGACACAAAAACATCTCAAAACATTTCAAGACGTGTTTCTAGATAGTCTTAATAAGAATACCAAtaaataa
- the LOC140155441 gene encoding uncharacterized protein — protein MAYNSDQVRGLPQSGLYYISDLPKELIDKFVVNPPVSVVQDVRNMDVHMNDIFNNNYMSGNTCATSTYSSYFPNIPKVNEMIYDSSLNYQQRAMFMEDNGEAVSLAYDKPLKQLCNKPSSNSLSSLECTPENNAPLDLTMSGNQYSYKDKIDRVDLSADTAIENEDCPMDLSQKQSRNVFGSSKLNDGQNPSDTLDVEHQICDDLDFVSTPVSAALTPARKEIINSGIDLDHIDASLLQPETNTPFQSKSVTNNIQQLQPVISAPRSYFLPDYYDSGHEKQLEPLKEMTVRGQRQEPPFCYTYDQEMSNIVEGYIIPRNSYIHDKRDNHGETDLNYQLPARRDCCDTSQMHPSSSSDFECPSNTNSHTKIYATETRDSMMIPPPLSHHKSETFQAFDDMNVLSSQIDADPQGSDSFQQKPKCELGYLDRLNQVVYGLDQRLQLQCKYRDIAAKKRRQGQRSTSLPRNLTTTKSFRPKRNLKSRKVVEPQYVGNESDSKPIDNDTDIEQSNGTEISKRTENKAVQPNQLENLPDQRSNTLIEPTIGSLFLRSFVYDHAVKNPCENNTINMVFRNANQDNTVTENDVTENDNQKSISEQMTKDSGCNTLLTNTGDLITVTLNTNKNDILNQDGVPITDCTTNNDNGSRESKQSPHERYATAPTCTDTLSNGNTIKQKKEETSSQCTEHKTKIRDSNLRLISLLQEPSHLNMNSATMKANYYSIRPNMSKSIVVKDSSTGKHLPIFNRSKPSLLI, from the coding sequence ATGGCGTATAACAGTGATCAAGTAAGAGGATTGCCACAATCTGGTTTATATTACATAAGTGATTTACCAAAAGAACTCATCGACAAATTCGTCGTAAATCCACCCGTCTCGGTTGTTCAAGATGTGCGTAATATGGACGTGCACATGAATGACATTTTCAACAACAATTATATGTCTGGCAATACATGTGCTACATCAACTTATTCCAGTTATTTTCCTAACATACCTAAAGTGAACGAAATGATATATGACTCTAGCTTGAATTACCAACAAAGAGCCATGTTTATGGAGGACAATGGCGAGGCAGTGTCTCTTGCTTACGATAAACCATTGAAACAATTGTGCAATAAACCTAGTAGTAATTCATTGTCATCTCTAGAATGTACTCCAGAGAACAACGCGCCACTAGATCTTACAATGTCAGGTAATCAATACAGCTACAAGGATAAAATCGATAGAGTGGATTTATCAGCAGATACTGCCATTGAGAATGAAGATTGCCCCATGGACCTTAGCCAAAAGCAGTCACGTAATGTATTTGGTTCATCCAAATTGAACGACGGGCAGAATCCGTCGGATACATTGGATGTAGAGCATCAAATATGTGATGACCTTGATTTCGTCAGTACCCCGGTCAGTGCTGCGTTGACACCTGCTAggaaagaaataataaatagCGGGATCGATTTAGACCACATAGACGCGTCTCTTCTACAACCTGAAACAAACACTCCATTCCAAAGCAAGTCTGTTACGAATAATATCCAACAACTCCAACCCGTGATATCAGCACCAAGATCATATTTCCTGCCAGATTATTACGATAGTGGTCATGAGAAACAACTAGAGCCTCTCAAAGAAATGACGGTACGTGGTCAACGCCAAGAACCTCCTTTCTGCTATACCTATGATCAAGAAATGTCCAACATTGTGGAAGGCTATATAATACCACGGAATTCTTACATACATGACAAACGTGATAATCATGGAGAGACCGATTTGAACTATCAGCTACCAGCGCGTCGCGATTGCTGTGACACTTCCCAAATGcatcccagttccagcagtgACTTTGAGTGCCCTTCCAATACTAATTCCCATACTAAAATATACGCTACTGAAACAAGGGACTCGATGATGATTCCACCTCCACTAAGTCATCATAAGTCTGAAACATTTCAAGCCTTTGACGATATGAATGTTCTCTCTTCACAAATAGACGCAGATCCCCAAGGAAGTGATTCATTTCAACAGAAGCCCAAGTGTGAACTGGGTTACTTGGACCGATTAAACCAGGTTGTATACGGTCTTGACCAACGCTTACAATTACAGTGTAAATATCGAGACATTGCTGCTAAAAAACGTCGTCAAGGTCAACGCTCCACGTCCTTGCCTAGAAACTTGACTACAACTAAAAGTTTCCGTCCAAAACGTAACTTGAAATCCAGGAAAGTTGTTGAACCTCAGTATGTTGGAAATGAATCGGACTCTAAACCAATTGATAATGATACCGATATTGAACAGTCCAATGGTACAGAGATCAGTAAACGTACCGAGAATAAGGCAGTGCAACCAAATCAGTTGGAAAACTTGCCAGACCAACGAAGTAATACATTAATTGAGCCAACTATTGGAAgtctgtttttgagatcttttGTGTATGATCACGCTGTGAAGAATCCATGTGAAAACAATACAATCAATATGGTGTTTCGCAACGCCAATCAAGACAACACCGTGACAGAAAATGACGTGACAGAAAACGACAATCAAAAGAGCATCAGTGAACAGATGACGAAAGACAGTGGATGTAATACCTTGCTTACCAACACTGGTGACCTTATAACGGTCACTCTTAACACTAACAAAAACGATATCTTGAATCAAGATGGTGTCCCGATCACTGATTGCACTACAAACAACGACAACGGCAGCAGAGAAAGCAAACAAAGTCCCCATGAACGCTATGCTACTGCTCCTACATGTACCGACACTCTGTCCAATGGTAACACCATCAAACAGAAAAAGGAAGAAACGAGCTCCCAATGTACAGAACATAAAACCAAGATCCGAGATTCAAACCTTAGACTGATATCTTTATTACAGGAACCATCTCATTTGAATATGAATTCTGCGACGATGAAGGCAAACTACTACAGTATCCGTCCAAATATGTCCAAGTCCATCGTCGTAAAGGATTCGTCAACTGGCAAACACCTCCCGATCTTTAATAGATCCAAGCCATCTTTACTGATTTGA